A window of Drosophila subobscura isolate 14011-0131.10 chromosome E, UCBerk_Dsub_1.0, whole genome shotgun sequence contains these coding sequences:
- the LOC117891250 gene encoding zinc finger protein 189 isoform X7, with translation MCAAQNPQPPFGYTWGFADNGSRTAESVLEISPNINYTVSGESMPYLLSTDGSLAVQKDVKGGLTGNKGNVVRRMYVVNDPSFPPGTQRVITTGGGSSVVKKQDSQQQVLSLDKNYLLVDQATAAAAAAAAAGDPSVAHHHTLTNGSIVDAKTGQTVLTAGSAAAKSHFGSIGALHLTQEECNEILIKRAIAAGHHQTHTITAADGSHHHSSASGATPSDILPGISVQVQKVIQGLEDNEDSQGDAPNLKLEPGTLELSPKTELQESMHFSETDATIKKERPYSCDECGKSFLLKHHLTTHARVHTGERPHICSHCGKSFAHKHCLNTHLLLHSTDRPYQCQECKKSFTLKHHLLTHSRVHSRERPFVCQECGRAFPLKRHLVTHSKFHAGERPYVCEECGESFAQENHLIMHSRFHGSLNPFVCADCGASFPRKFQLVNHGRIHGKIPHSCTVCGKEFLQKRTLVSHMRRVHTGEQAHPCVSCGEGFLTKAELHQHVRAAHNGVNPNTSSATIIANQQLQQPHHHPGQHPQTITVVSNPGNSTLLTVSTTDANGVARPQFVCRECGSAFNSREALALHLRLHTGDKSLMTDLCALTAALPGHFLSTAGLNPGTVVTANPNLVGQNPVPVQIISSTGQVMSQTTLVQAANSTHPQAVVTAVPTMPVHQQQHMQHVAQQQQQQQQQQHVVNVVPANKPKSHFCASCGKGFAAKHGLMQHNRRHPNGGCTVRTHVCECGKAFFQKNHLMLHQRQHLETKPAISQQQEQQQQEAAAGASAAGQQPVQVQILPDGHIHGKVIKYEICRSVLPEDQAQQQQQAGMDVE, from the exons ATGCCCTATCTGCTGTCCACGGATGGATCATTGGCCGTACAAAAGGATGTCAAAGGTGGTCTCACCGGCAATAAGGGGAATGTTGTGCGTCGCATGTACGTTGTGAACGATCCATCGTTTCCACCCGGTACACAGAG AGTAATAACCACTGGGGGCGGCTCGTCGGTAGTCAAAAAACAGGATTCCCAGCAGCAGGTGCTGAGCCTGGACAAGAACT ATCTCCTGGTCGATCAGGCaactgccgcagcagctgcagccgcggCGGCCGGTGATCCCTCGGTTGCCCACCATCACACATTGACCAACGGTAGTATTGTCGATGCCAAGACCGGACAGACGGTGCTGACGGCGGGCTCCGCGGCGGCCAAGTCGCACTTTGGGTCGATCGGGGCGCTGCACCTCACCCAAGAGGAGTGCAACGAGATCCTGATTAAGCGCGCCATCGCTGCCGGCCACCATCAGACGCACACAATCACCGCTGCCGACGGATCGCATCATCATAGCTCGGCGTCTGGCGCGACACCAA GTGACATACTTCCTGGTATTTCAGTTCAAGTCCAGAAAGTAATACAAGGACTCGAAGATAACGAGGACTCGCAGGGCGACGCACCCAACTTAAAGTTGGAGCCAGGCACATTAGAGTTGTCCCCAAAGACCGAGCTACAGGAATCAATGCATTTCAGCGAA ACGGACGCCACCATCAAGAAGGAACGCCCGTACAGTTGCGACGAGTGCGGCAAGTCCTTTCTGCTCAAGCATCATTTGACAACACACGCACGCGTGCACACAG GTGAGCGACCCCATATCTGTTCCCATTGCGGCAAGAGCTTTGCGCACAAACACTGTCTGAACACGCATCTACTGCTGCACTCAACCGACCGACCATACCAGTGCCAGGAGTGCAAGAAGAGCTTCACCCTCAAGCATCATCTGCTGACGCACTCGCGTGTTCACAGCCGCGAGCGACCTTTCGTGTGCCAGGAGTGCGGACGTGCCTTCCCGCTCAAGCGGCACCTGGTCACGCATAGCAAATTCCACGCCGGCGAACGTCCATACGTCTGCGAGGAATGCGGTGAGAGCTTTGCCCAGGAAAATCATCTTATTATGCACTCGCG CTTCCATGGTTCATTGAATCCATTTGTTTGCGCTGACTGCGGTGCCTCGTTTCCACGCAAGTTCCAGTTGGTGAATCACGGACGCATACACGGCAAGATCCCCCACTCCTGCACCGTTTGCGGAAAAGAATTTTTACAGAAGCGAACGCTAGTTTCCCACATGAG ACGCGTACACACGGGCGAGCAGGCGCATCCCTGCGTCAGCTGCGGCGAGGGATTCCTCACCAAGGCTGAGCTGCACCAGCATGTGCGTGCAGCACACAACGGCGTCAATCCTAACACGAGCAGTGCCACTATCATTGCCAACCAGCAG ctgcaacagcctCACCACCATCCCGGGCAGCATCCGCAAACGATCACTGTCGTGAGCAATCCAGGAAACTCTACGCTTCTCACGGTCTCCACCACGGATGCCAATGGTGTGGCGCGTCCACAGTTCGTTTGCCG CGAGTGCGGTAGCGCCTTTAACAGCCGCGAGGCGTTGGCACTTCACTTGCGCCTGCACACCGGTGACAAGAGTCTGATGACCGATTTGTGCGCCTTGACAGCAGCGCTGCCGGGTCACTTCTTGAGCACGGCCGGCCTGAACCCGGGCACTGTGGTAACGGCCAACCCGAATTTGGTGGGCCAGAACCCAGTGCCCGTGCAGATCATATCATCCACCGGCCAGGTTATGTCGCAGACCACGCTGGTGCAGGCCGCCAACTCGACCCATCCGCAGGCCGTCGTCACTGCCGTGCCAACGATGCCcgtgcatcagcagcagcacatgcagcacgtggcccagcagcaacagcagcagcagcagcaacagcatgtGGTCAATGTGGTGCCGGCCAACAAGCCGAAGTCGCATTTCTGCGCCAGCTGTGGCAAGGGATTCGCTGCCAAGCACGGGCTCATGCAGCACAACCGCCGCCACCCGAACGGCGGCTGCACGGTGCGCACTCACGTGTGCGAGTGCGGCAAGGCCTTCTTCCAGAAGAACCATCTGATGCtgcaccagcgccagcactTGGAGACGAAGCCAGCCATATCGCAGCAACAG gagcagcaacagcaggaggcagcagcgggagcgTCGGCCGCTGGACAGCAGCCGGTGCAGGTGCAGATTCTGCCCGATGGCCATATACACGGCAAGGTCATCAAGTACGAGATTTGCCGCAGTGTGCTGCCCGAAGATcaggcacagcaacagcagcaggc
- the LOC117891250 gene encoding zinc finger protein 189 isoform X5 — MCAAQNPQPPFGYTWGFADNGSRTAESVLEISPNINYTVSGESMPYLLSTDGSLAVQKDVKGGLTGNKGNVVRRMYVVNDPSFPPGTQRVITTGGGSSVVKKQDSQQQVLSLDKNYLLVDQATAAAAAAAAAGDPSVAHHHTLTNGSIVDAKTGQTVLTAGSAAAKSHFGSIGALHLTQEECNEILIKRAIAAGHHQTHTITAADGSHHHSSASGATPSFCSVGGATTLLGDILPGISVQVQKVIQGLEDNEDSQGDAPNLKLEPGTLELSPKTELQESMHFSETDATIKKERPYSCDECGKSFLLKHHLTTHARVHTGGERPHICSHCGKSFAHKHCLNTHLLLHSTDRPYQCQECKKSFTLKHHLLTHSRVHSRERPFVCQECGRAFPLKRHLVTHSKFHAGERPYVCEECGESFAQENHLIMHSRFHGSLNPFVCADCGASFPRKFQLVNHGRIHGKIPHSCTVCGKEFLQKRTLVSHMRRVHTGEQAHPCVSCGEGFLTKAELHQHVRAAHNGVNPNTSSATIIANQQLQQPHHHPGQHPQTITVVSNPGNSTLLTVSTTDANGVARPQFVCRECGSAFNSREALALHLRLHTGDKSLMTDLCALTAALPGHFLSTAGLNPGTVVTANPNLVGQNPVPVQIISSTGQVMSQTTLVQAANSTHPQAVVTAVPTMPVHQQQHMQHVAQQQQQQQQQQHVVNVVPANKPKSHFCASCGKGFAAKHGLMQHNRRHPNGGCTVRTHVCECGKAFFQKNHLMLHQRQHLETKPAISQQQEQQQQEAAAGASAAGQQPVQVQILPDGHIHGKVIKYEICRSVLPEDQAQQQQQAGMDVE, encoded by the exons ATGCCCTATCTGCTGTCCACGGATGGATCATTGGCCGTACAAAAGGATGTCAAAGGTGGTCTCACCGGCAATAAGGGGAATGTTGTGCGTCGCATGTACGTTGTGAACGATCCATCGTTTCCACCCGGTACACAGAG AGTAATAACCACTGGGGGCGGCTCGTCGGTAGTCAAAAAACAGGATTCCCAGCAGCAGGTGCTGAGCCTGGACAAGAACT ATCTCCTGGTCGATCAGGCaactgccgcagcagctgcagccgcggCGGCCGGTGATCCCTCGGTTGCCCACCATCACACATTGACCAACGGTAGTATTGTCGATGCCAAGACCGGACAGACGGTGCTGACGGCGGGCTCCGCGGCGGCCAAGTCGCACTTTGGGTCGATCGGGGCGCTGCACCTCACCCAAGAGGAGTGCAACGAGATCCTGATTAAGCGCGCCATCGCTGCCGGCCACCATCAGACGCACACAATCACCGCTGCCGACGGATCGCATCATCATAGCTCGGCGTCTGGCGCGACACCAA GTTTCTGTTCCGTTGGCGGCGCAACAACACTCTTAGGTGACATACTTCCTGGTATTTCAGTTCAAGTCCAGAAAGTAATACAAGGACTCGAAGATAACGAGGACTCGCAGGGCGACGCACCCAACTTAAAGTTGGAGCCAGGCACATTAGAGTTGTCCCCAAAGACCGAGCTACAGGAATCAATGCATTTCAGCGAA ACGGACGCCACCATCAAGAAGGAACGCCCGTACAGTTGCGACGAGTGCGGCAAGTCCTTTCTGCTCAAGCATCATTTGACAACACACGCACGCGTGCACACAGGTG GTGAGCGACCCCATATCTGTTCCCATTGCGGCAAGAGCTTTGCGCACAAACACTGTCTGAACACGCATCTACTGCTGCACTCAACCGACCGACCATACCAGTGCCAGGAGTGCAAGAAGAGCTTCACCCTCAAGCATCATCTGCTGACGCACTCGCGTGTTCACAGCCGCGAGCGACCTTTCGTGTGCCAGGAGTGCGGACGTGCCTTCCCGCTCAAGCGGCACCTGGTCACGCATAGCAAATTCCACGCCGGCGAACGTCCATACGTCTGCGAGGAATGCGGTGAGAGCTTTGCCCAGGAAAATCATCTTATTATGCACTCGCG CTTCCATGGTTCATTGAATCCATTTGTTTGCGCTGACTGCGGTGCCTCGTTTCCACGCAAGTTCCAGTTGGTGAATCACGGACGCATACACGGCAAGATCCCCCACTCCTGCACCGTTTGCGGAAAAGAATTTTTACAGAAGCGAACGCTAGTTTCCCACATGAG ACGCGTACACACGGGCGAGCAGGCGCATCCCTGCGTCAGCTGCGGCGAGGGATTCCTCACCAAGGCTGAGCTGCACCAGCATGTGCGTGCAGCACACAACGGCGTCAATCCTAACACGAGCAGTGCCACTATCATTGCCAACCAGCAG ctgcaacagcctCACCACCATCCCGGGCAGCATCCGCAAACGATCACTGTCGTGAGCAATCCAGGAAACTCTACGCTTCTCACGGTCTCCACCACGGATGCCAATGGTGTGGCGCGTCCACAGTTCGTTTGCCG CGAGTGCGGTAGCGCCTTTAACAGCCGCGAGGCGTTGGCACTTCACTTGCGCCTGCACACCGGTGACAAGAGTCTGATGACCGATTTGTGCGCCTTGACAGCAGCGCTGCCGGGTCACTTCTTGAGCACGGCCGGCCTGAACCCGGGCACTGTGGTAACGGCCAACCCGAATTTGGTGGGCCAGAACCCAGTGCCCGTGCAGATCATATCATCCACCGGCCAGGTTATGTCGCAGACCACGCTGGTGCAGGCCGCCAACTCGACCCATCCGCAGGCCGTCGTCACTGCCGTGCCAACGATGCCcgtgcatcagcagcagcacatgcagcacgtggcccagcagcaacagcagcagcagcagcaacagcatgtGGTCAATGTGGTGCCGGCCAACAAGCCGAAGTCGCATTTCTGCGCCAGCTGTGGCAAGGGATTCGCTGCCAAGCACGGGCTCATGCAGCACAACCGCCGCCACCCGAACGGCGGCTGCACGGTGCGCACTCACGTGTGCGAGTGCGGCAAGGCCTTCTTCCAGAAGAACCATCTGATGCtgcaccagcgccagcactTGGAGACGAAGCCAGCCATATCGCAGCAACAG gagcagcaacagcaggaggcagcagcgggagcgTCGGCCGCTGGACAGCAGCCGGTGCAGGTGCAGATTCTGCCCGATGGCCATATACACGGCAAGGTCATCAAGTACGAGATTTGCCGCAGTGTGCTGCCCGAAGATcaggcacagcaacagcagcaggc
- the LOC117891250 gene encoding zinc finger protein 300 isoform X13 — MCAAQNPQPPFGYTWGFADNGSRTAESVLEISPNINYTVSGESMPYLLSTDGSLAVQKDVKGGLTGNKGNVVRRMYVVNDPSFPPGTQRVITTGGGSSVVKKQDSQQQVLSLDKNYLLVDQATAAAAAAAAAGDPSVAHHHTLTNGSIVDAKTGQTVLTAGSAAAKSHFGSIGALHLTQEECNEILIKRAIAAGHHQTHTITAADGSHHHSSASGATPSDILPGISVQVQKVIQGLEDNEDSQGDAPNLKLEPGTLELSPKTELQESMHFSETDATIKKERPYSCDECGKSFLLKHHLTTHARVHTGERPHICSHCGKSFAHKHCLNTHLLLHSTDRPYQCQECKKSFTLKHHLLTHSRVHSRERPFVCQECGRAFPLKRHLVTHSKFHAGERPYVCEECGESFAQENHLIMHSRFHGSLNPFVCADCGASFPRKFQLVNHGRIHGKIPHSCTVCGKEFLQKRTLVSHMRRVHTGEQAHPCVSCGEGFLTKAELHQHVRAAHNGVNPNTSSATIIANQQQLQQPHHHPGQHPQTITVVSNPGNSTLLTVSTTDANGVARPQFVCRECGSAFNSREALALHLRLHTGDKSLMTDLCALTAALPGHFLSTAGLNPGTVVTANPNLVGQNPVPVQIISSTGQVMSQTTLVQAANSTHPQAVVTAVPTMPVHQQQHMQHVAQQQQQQQQQQHVVNVVPANKPKSHFCASCGKGFAAKHGLMQHNRRHPNGGCTVRTHVCECGKAFFQKNHLMLHQRQHLETKPAISQQQVC, encoded by the exons ATGCCCTATCTGCTGTCCACGGATGGATCATTGGCCGTACAAAAGGATGTCAAAGGTGGTCTCACCGGCAATAAGGGGAATGTTGTGCGTCGCATGTACGTTGTGAACGATCCATCGTTTCCACCCGGTACACAGAG AGTAATAACCACTGGGGGCGGCTCGTCGGTAGTCAAAAAACAGGATTCCCAGCAGCAGGTGCTGAGCCTGGACAAGAACT ATCTCCTGGTCGATCAGGCaactgccgcagcagctgcagccgcggCGGCCGGTGATCCCTCGGTTGCCCACCATCACACATTGACCAACGGTAGTATTGTCGATGCCAAGACCGGACAGACGGTGCTGACGGCGGGCTCCGCGGCGGCCAAGTCGCACTTTGGGTCGATCGGGGCGCTGCACCTCACCCAAGAGGAGTGCAACGAGATCCTGATTAAGCGCGCCATCGCTGCCGGCCACCATCAGACGCACACAATCACCGCTGCCGACGGATCGCATCATCATAGCTCGGCGTCTGGCGCGACACCAA GTGACATACTTCCTGGTATTTCAGTTCAAGTCCAGAAAGTAATACAAGGACTCGAAGATAACGAGGACTCGCAGGGCGACGCACCCAACTTAAAGTTGGAGCCAGGCACATTAGAGTTGTCCCCAAAGACCGAGCTACAGGAATCAATGCATTTCAGCGAA ACGGACGCCACCATCAAGAAGGAACGCCCGTACAGTTGCGACGAGTGCGGCAAGTCCTTTCTGCTCAAGCATCATTTGACAACACACGCACGCGTGCACACAG GTGAGCGACCCCATATCTGTTCCCATTGCGGCAAGAGCTTTGCGCACAAACACTGTCTGAACACGCATCTACTGCTGCACTCAACCGACCGACCATACCAGTGCCAGGAGTGCAAGAAGAGCTTCACCCTCAAGCATCATCTGCTGACGCACTCGCGTGTTCACAGCCGCGAGCGACCTTTCGTGTGCCAGGAGTGCGGACGTGCCTTCCCGCTCAAGCGGCACCTGGTCACGCATAGCAAATTCCACGCCGGCGAACGTCCATACGTCTGCGAGGAATGCGGTGAGAGCTTTGCCCAGGAAAATCATCTTATTATGCACTCGCG CTTCCATGGTTCATTGAATCCATTTGTTTGCGCTGACTGCGGTGCCTCGTTTCCACGCAAGTTCCAGTTGGTGAATCACGGACGCATACACGGCAAGATCCCCCACTCCTGCACCGTTTGCGGAAAAGAATTTTTACAGAAGCGAACGCTAGTTTCCCACATGAG ACGCGTACACACGGGCGAGCAGGCGCATCCCTGCGTCAGCTGCGGCGAGGGATTCCTCACCAAGGCTGAGCTGCACCAGCATGTGCGTGCAGCACACAACGGCGTCAATCCTAACACGAGCAGTGCCACTATCATTGCCAACCAGCAG cagctgcaacagcctCACCACCATCCCGGGCAGCATCCGCAAACGATCACTGTCGTGAGCAATCCAGGAAACTCTACGCTTCTCACGGTCTCCACCACGGATGCCAATGGTGTGGCGCGTCCACAGTTCGTTTGCCG CGAGTGCGGTAGCGCCTTTAACAGCCGCGAGGCGTTGGCACTTCACTTGCGCCTGCACACCGGTGACAAGAGTCTGATGACCGATTTGTGCGCCTTGACAGCAGCGCTGCCGGGTCACTTCTTGAGCACGGCCGGCCTGAACCCGGGCACTGTGGTAACGGCCAACCCGAATTTGGTGGGCCAGAACCCAGTGCCCGTGCAGATCATATCATCCACCGGCCAGGTTATGTCGCAGACCACGCTGGTGCAGGCCGCCAACTCGACCCATCCGCAGGCCGTCGTCACTGCCGTGCCAACGATGCCcgtgcatcagcagcagcacatgcagcacgtggcccagcagcaacagcagcagcagcagcaacagcatgtGGTCAATGTGGTGCCGGCCAACAAGCCGAAGTCGCATTTCTGCGCCAGCTGTGGCAAGGGATTCGCTGCCAAGCACGGGCTCATGCAGCACAACCGCCGCCACCCGAACGGCGGCTGCACGGTGCGCACTCACGTGTGCGAGTGCGGCAAGGCCTTCTTCCAGAAGAACCATCTGATGCtgcaccagcgccagcactTGGAGACGAAGCCAGCCATATCGCAGCAACAGGTATGCTAG
- the LOC117891250 gene encoding zinc finger protein 189 isoform X9, producing the protein MCAAQNPQPPFGYTWGFADNGSRTAESVLEISPNINYTVSGESMPYLLSTDGSLAVQKDVKGGLTGNKGNVVRRMYVVNDPSFPPGTQRVITTGGGSSVVKKQDSQQQVLSLDKNYLLVDQATAAAAAAAAAGDPSVAHHHTLTNGSIVDAKTGQTVLTAGSAAAKSHFGSIGALHLTQEECNEILIKRAIAAGHHQTHTITAADGSHHHSSASGATPIQVQKVIQGLEDNEDSQGDAPNLKLEPGTLELSPKTELQESMHFSETDATIKKERPYSCDECGKSFLLKHHLTTHARVHTGERPHICSHCGKSFAHKHCLNTHLLLHSTDRPYQCQECKKSFTLKHHLLTHSRVHSRERPFVCQECGRAFPLKRHLVTHSKFHAGERPYVCEECGESFAQENHLIMHSRFHGSLNPFVCADCGASFPRKFQLVNHGRIHGKIPHSCTVCGKEFLQKRTLVSHMRRVHTGEQAHPCVSCGEGFLTKAELHQHVRAAHNGVNPNTSSATIIANQQLQQPHHHPGQHPQTITVVSNPGNSTLLTVSTTDANGVARPQFVCRECGSAFNSREALALHLRLHTGDKSLMTDLCALTAALPGHFLSTAGLNPGTVVTANPNLVGQNPVPVQIISSTGQVMSQTTLVQAANSTHPQAVVTAVPTMPVHQQQHMQHVAQQQQQQQQQQHVVNVVPANKPKSHFCASCGKGFAAKHGLMQHNRRHPNGGCTVRTHVCECGKAFFQKNHLMLHQRQHLETKPAISQQQEQQQQEAAAGASAAGQQPVQVQILPDGHIHGKVIKYEICRSVLPEDQAQQQQQAGMDVE; encoded by the exons ATGCCCTATCTGCTGTCCACGGATGGATCATTGGCCGTACAAAAGGATGTCAAAGGTGGTCTCACCGGCAATAAGGGGAATGTTGTGCGTCGCATGTACGTTGTGAACGATCCATCGTTTCCACCCGGTACACAGAG AGTAATAACCACTGGGGGCGGCTCGTCGGTAGTCAAAAAACAGGATTCCCAGCAGCAGGTGCTGAGCCTGGACAAGAACT ATCTCCTGGTCGATCAGGCaactgccgcagcagctgcagccgcggCGGCCGGTGATCCCTCGGTTGCCCACCATCACACATTGACCAACGGTAGTATTGTCGATGCCAAGACCGGACAGACGGTGCTGACGGCGGGCTCCGCGGCGGCCAAGTCGCACTTTGGGTCGATCGGGGCGCTGCACCTCACCCAAGAGGAGTGCAACGAGATCCTGATTAAGCGCGCCATCGCTGCCGGCCACCATCAGACGCACACAATCACCGCTGCCGACGGATCGCATCATCATAGCTCGGCGTCTGGCGCGACACCAA TTCAAGTCCAGAAAGTAATACAAGGACTCGAAGATAACGAGGACTCGCAGGGCGACGCACCCAACTTAAAGTTGGAGCCAGGCACATTAGAGTTGTCCCCAAAGACCGAGCTACAGGAATCAATGCATTTCAGCGAA ACGGACGCCACCATCAAGAAGGAACGCCCGTACAGTTGCGACGAGTGCGGCAAGTCCTTTCTGCTCAAGCATCATTTGACAACACACGCACGCGTGCACACAG GTGAGCGACCCCATATCTGTTCCCATTGCGGCAAGAGCTTTGCGCACAAACACTGTCTGAACACGCATCTACTGCTGCACTCAACCGACCGACCATACCAGTGCCAGGAGTGCAAGAAGAGCTTCACCCTCAAGCATCATCTGCTGACGCACTCGCGTGTTCACAGCCGCGAGCGACCTTTCGTGTGCCAGGAGTGCGGACGTGCCTTCCCGCTCAAGCGGCACCTGGTCACGCATAGCAAATTCCACGCCGGCGAACGTCCATACGTCTGCGAGGAATGCGGTGAGAGCTTTGCCCAGGAAAATCATCTTATTATGCACTCGCG CTTCCATGGTTCATTGAATCCATTTGTTTGCGCTGACTGCGGTGCCTCGTTTCCACGCAAGTTCCAGTTGGTGAATCACGGACGCATACACGGCAAGATCCCCCACTCCTGCACCGTTTGCGGAAAAGAATTTTTACAGAAGCGAACGCTAGTTTCCCACATGAG ACGCGTACACACGGGCGAGCAGGCGCATCCCTGCGTCAGCTGCGGCGAGGGATTCCTCACCAAGGCTGAGCTGCACCAGCATGTGCGTGCAGCACACAACGGCGTCAATCCTAACACGAGCAGTGCCACTATCATTGCCAACCAGCAG ctgcaacagcctCACCACCATCCCGGGCAGCATCCGCAAACGATCACTGTCGTGAGCAATCCAGGAAACTCTACGCTTCTCACGGTCTCCACCACGGATGCCAATGGTGTGGCGCGTCCACAGTTCGTTTGCCG CGAGTGCGGTAGCGCCTTTAACAGCCGCGAGGCGTTGGCACTTCACTTGCGCCTGCACACCGGTGACAAGAGTCTGATGACCGATTTGTGCGCCTTGACAGCAGCGCTGCCGGGTCACTTCTTGAGCACGGCCGGCCTGAACCCGGGCACTGTGGTAACGGCCAACCCGAATTTGGTGGGCCAGAACCCAGTGCCCGTGCAGATCATATCATCCACCGGCCAGGTTATGTCGCAGACCACGCTGGTGCAGGCCGCCAACTCGACCCATCCGCAGGCCGTCGTCACTGCCGTGCCAACGATGCCcgtgcatcagcagcagcacatgcagcacgtggcccagcagcaacagcagcagcagcagcaacagcatgtGGTCAATGTGGTGCCGGCCAACAAGCCGAAGTCGCATTTCTGCGCCAGCTGTGGCAAGGGATTCGCTGCCAAGCACGGGCTCATGCAGCACAACCGCCGCCACCCGAACGGCGGCTGCACGGTGCGCACTCACGTGTGCGAGTGCGGCAAGGCCTTCTTCCAGAAGAACCATCTGATGCtgcaccagcgccagcactTGGAGACGAAGCCAGCCATATCGCAGCAACAG gagcagcaacagcaggaggcagcagcgggagcgTCGGCCGCTGGACAGCAGCCGGTGCAGGTGCAGATTCTGCCCGATGGCCATATACACGGCAAGGTCATCAAGTACGAGATTTGCCGCAGTGTGCTGCCCGAAGATcaggcacagcaacagcagcaggc